The proteins below come from a single Mucilaginibacter mali genomic window:
- a CDS encoding type II toxin-antitoxin system VapC family toxin — protein sequence MVIDTSIFIEHLRAKNKSSTTFYQLSDNSDLFISAVSVYELYLGANTPVKRSEIDTLLKNLTILSFTEDIAVKAAEIFLQLKAENKLIEFRDIFIAATCLVERLPIATLNKKHFQRIKTLKVV from the coding sequence ATGGTAATCGATACCAGTATTTTTATTGAACACCTTCGGGCAAAAAACAAAAGCTCAACTACATTTTATCAACTCTCTGACAATAGCGACCTTTTTATATCGGCGGTTTCAGTTTATGAACTTTATTTAGGCGCCAATACTCCCGTAAAACGCAGCGAGATAGATACATTGTTAAAGAATCTAACCATACTTTCTTTCACCGAAGATATCGCTGTAAAAGCCGCGGAGATCTTTTTGCAACTAAAAGCAGAGAACAAGTTGATTGAGTTTAGGGATATCTTTATTGCCGCTACGTGCCTTGTTGAACGTTTACCAATAGCAACCCTCAACAAAAAACATTTTCAACGGATCAAAACCTTAAAAGTGGTTTAG